One Phyllopteryx taeniolatus isolate TA_2022b chromosome 20, UOR_Ptae_1.2, whole genome shotgun sequence genomic window, TGTTTcacagcactactggcaaaatattctgtggacagatgaaaccaaagtttaattgtttgggaggaacacacaacgccgtgtgtggaggaaaaatagcacagcccaccaacatcaaaaccttattccaactgtgaagcatgatAGAGGAAGCATCATGGTATGGGTGTGCTTAGTaacctcagggcctggacagcttgtaatagaaaaatgaattcacaagtttatcaaGCTGTTTTGCAGAGAAACTTGTTGTtggccatctgtccaacagttgaagctcaaaagagtAGCAACAGAACaaggatccaaaacacagaagcaaatcaactACCGAATGGCTTCAGAATGAGAAAATATGTGTTCTGgggtggcccagtcaaagtaaTGACTGATTGAGATGTTGTGGCAAGACCgcaagagagctattcacaccaaACATctcaggaatcttgctgaagtgcaacagttttgtaaaggggaacggtccaaaattcctcctgACCCTGTGCATGTCTGATCTccaactacaggaaatgtttgtttgaggttattgctgccaaaggagggtccCACAAGTTATCAAATCCAAGCTTTTActgactttttcctccctgtcatGGGAATGTTTACATgctatttttaatacaaatgtgaaaacatagacttgtttgtgtggtattagtttaagcagactcttTTCAGCCTTGTGATTTATATGATCggactacattttatgaccaatttatggaGAAAttcaagaaattccaaagggttcacgtactttttttctcccaatatGTCCCCAAGGCAAATTTTCTGTTTCAAAGTGACGTATTTGCaacttaaatgaaaataattagaAATGTACCTTCACTATTGGTCATATTTAAATAAGgtatcacaaaataaaatatcaatggAAATAGtggttttaatttatttcttaaaaaatgtattgcgTGTCCCTCACACAGCATTCCACCCTGTTGGTATGTGGTCATTTTCTCCTCTAAAGAAATAGAACTAGTCCCCATGAATCTGCATTCTGGATGTGACATCACGCTTTTCAAGGGAACTCAAAGGAGCAAAACGAGGTGAATGTAAACTTGCTGTCTGcatttgttcttgttgttaATGTAAGGATCTTAAACTCTGTTTTACACTTACATTTTCAACCTGTTAGGCTAAATTATGATAAAACTTGTCACTTATTTTCTCATTCAAACCTGTCACTAATTATTGTATCCAcgttttgaaatgtttacatAAAAATAACGGGACACTCCCAttcccatatactgtatgttgatatTCTCTATTTAATTTATGGGATTAGGATCACGTTAGTGGAAGGAAAATGCAGGAATGACGAGGCGTTGAAGTACACATTGttgcaaaaatacatacaaagcGATAAAAAGGTGAACACGTACATGCAGGTAACGGTCATGCGCACATTGATTGCAATAATCGACATGCACGTCTATGTTTGAAGGCCCCTCGCTAAACCAGTCAACCCAATTTTCGTTGTTCACATTCTGCATCACATAAACAATTTGAATTGTTGTTCGGTACCtgtaaaggtttaaaaaaaaaaagaaaagcgtcCAAATATTCGGAGTCGACTATATCAGGTGGAGGAGCGGAACCTCTGCCTCAGATATTCTCGTTACACTGTGGAAAAAGGTTTAAGAGCGTCACATTTCAGGTGACCATGGGGTGATAAACGTGTTTCCGGTTGTCGTTTCAAAATAAAGACCGGCGTCGTCGCGTTTGTGCACAATAGTGCACAGTGcagcgtgtctgtgtgtgagggTGAGAACAGTGATCCTCTTATGCCCACAGCCTCTCTCCAAGTAACAGCTGCTTGTCAGTCACTCCATTCACAATGCACATATGTGCGCAATATGCCAAACAGAGAAACAGTGTTTGGaggagaatttttttaaaaaacttttggcattacaatacatgacaataATACCTTGCATTTGTTcacgtgaagaaaaaaaagaagaagcaaatCTAATTTCCATATTTGAATTTAGGAACAGGGGTTGCCTCCCATGCCCATCTGCTGGTTGCCGTGCATATTGCATGAGGAAACACCACGCCGAAACAACCAATGGAATCCTGGGATGTTGACATACTGGTAGCATCATACAAGTCAGTTGCCATTGGTAGCGCAAAGATCACTTGAGACAAGATAGTTTACCTCTTGCCACTTCCGTCGAAGCTCACTACGGGAACCATCAACAGATTCAAGATGCGAAagtctattttaaaaaaagaaactcccACCGTTCATTCAAATAATAAAGCGTGTGTATGAAGGTTAAGAGTGCAGACCACATTTAAGTTAGATTTAGTTTCATTTGAAGCATAAAGCGTAAATTCCACGCGCGTTGTGGAACTTGTGTTTGTAACAATTCAGCCACGGTGACGATTGAGTAGTGGCACAggtcatctttatttgaaatGAGAACATCGAGGAGTGAATTGCGTCTCATTTCTCCAAATATTTGTCGCTCCTCGCTCCTCTGGTGGGAGGAGTTGACAAGTAAACAGATCGGGTtgcaaacaaagaaatgaaagCGACTCCCTGGCGTCTGTTAGCAAAACCGGAAGTACTCAGAGGTGAACCCCTTTGACATCATTCGGCGACTAGCAGTCTTTTGTTTGTTAGGGCAGCTGAGCCGCATCTGACTTCAAGAAGGAAGCAAACGTTCATGATGGACGAATTCGGAGGTAAGCCAAATTACGGTGTTTAGTTTTGCCTTTGCGTGTCAAAATCCAGTTTTCAGTTTGGGGTGTTTTTGCCAGCGACCTCTTATTGTTTGGGATGTCGTTCCTGTCTGGCTAGGTAACGTTTAGACACACTAAACGTTACCTAGCTGCTCGAAAGACTGCAATTAGATTTACATACgacacaaacatttaaacaaggtttttgttattttttttaattataaataacaGCCACACTGTTCTAAATGAATATATGTAATCTCCAACCTAGACATCGTTATTGATATTGTGCTGTGTGTATGCAGTATATGAATGGTTATAAacagtgtactgtactgtaaagcCAAGTGTTTATGGGTGATTCTCCAACTATCAAAGAATTTTTGTCCCAGGcagaaataagaaaaacaaaaacacgtttctcattttttttttatattcatgctGCACTTACTAGACACAAAGACgaacttacaaaaaaaatatggtcgataaattactatttttattatataaaatatggTTTTATATTGAGTGTTTTTGCTATATGTCCTTTTCTCCCTTGGTCAGGTTTTGGACTCTCAGTCCCTCATACTCATAAGactgaaattaaaaaatattcaacagtATCTTTATTGACAAATGGCACATAAATTCCTTATTTTAATGAAGAATATCATGtgcttgaaaaaatatattagtattttatttatttttcataaaaagaaCACCTGTCCCTAGGGATCACTGTCATTTCCACCACCCACcacaaaatgtaacttttaactttttttttttaaacctttgtcTACTTGCAACCACATCAGTTGTCATGTGACAGGAGAGCTCATAGCAGGATCGCAGTGTTAGCTCCATGGAAGGGagggaaacaagaaaaaaaaatcaaggtaAAGTTTTGCAAAACCAAGAGTAGGTTTATTGGTCGTCATTTCCAAACACCTCATCTTTCCTTTGAATGTACAAATAATGAGAAGAATACCATTTTATGTTGTGTATTTTGAGTATATTTTATGCTAACTCCAAAACAGAGATTAGCATGCTAATATGAcatgagatttaaaaataaatgctaaacgTTGTCATTTCCATCACTTTATTTATTGTGATGGAAAAGACGTGTTGTGATGGAAATGACAATGTTAGTGttataaatgcatttatttgtcttaTATCACTTAAAATACTCTGTATTCAATTATGCAAAAGAGGTACAAGATGTTGGATCCCACAGTTTGGGCAGAAATATGCTCTGCTCTTGATTATCAGGGATAAAGGAATGAATCCATATGCAAGTTTGGCAGTTTGTTTAAAAGATTAAATCACGAATTACAGCCAGAttaatgaatatttgttttccttccaACAGCCAGCCCTAGTTTTGCAACttgtttgtaggtttttttgtagttaagattaatgtgcattattttttacgtttaaacaacataacatttaaaaaacgaTGTCACTTGATGTCAAGGACAATAAAGGTTGCCGATGTTCAGCAATGCGCTGTGTCACACGTCATTTCCAACATGTGCTGTCTTTTCCACCACACAATGTCATGTCCGTCACAacacatatttttacacaaaagtaataataataacagctaCACAAATAATATTTAGGAGTTTTGAAAATGATGCAGTTATGGTTACAATTCATGTCTGGGATTGGAAAACTCATGATTCTGTCATGTACAAACTTGATTGAAAGACTTCAGTAAGATAGTAAAAAGGTATTTGATGATgagaaaatattatatttttaatgcttaaaatacatttatacatttggGTACATCTATGTGTGAAATTtcattaaatgttttgaaaacatgGGTTATGCTAgtaattttgtttgaaaaacatcttttttgcaGTGTGATGGAAATGATGCTTTCCGCCGAATGCAagattaaaatggcaaaaacaatatattatatttatgtaatttaattacaaccaCTATCAGTTAATGTGATGAAGTAGAACAAATCAAAATATTTCTAAGAATATGTGTTGGAACTTCTGAAAAATATCCTGACCAAATTTGAGTGTAGTTGGAGAATCACCCTTATATTGGATGGTGGCTCAGGACCTCAGTGAGTCTTTGGACACGTTGATTTGAATTTTGACCCTCCTCTGACCTTCATCTTGTGTTGCTAATTGGAAGAGGGCCTAAGGGCCAATCACTAATCTTTTGTCATCCAGGCATGGCTTAGGCATTCTGAGGTCTACATCTAACTGACTGTGAAGTTAAAATTGGTTCTCAGGAGCTCATCCTGGTGGTAGTAGCAGGCAGTGTGTTTGTTGGTCTGTGCAACCCTCCAAAGGAAATGTGCCACACCCAACGGGCAAGCTGAATGATGTAATGGTGTCACATGCAGTATATTGAGTGTACATTTATCAGGACACTAGAAGCGAGCCTGCCATTTGTGGTGTTTGtcaagaggggggggggatgctgTTTGAGCTGCGTGGTGCTGTCAGCTCAGGTCCCGATAGCTATTGAAATGTCCATTTCAGAAGCGGACTGTATTTTCCACCCAACCTTTGGTCCCATTCCAAATTGTGTGAACTCAGGGACCTTCAACTTCAATCTATTtcacagtacagtggacccatgctattcgcgggggatagggaccggccAGGCCTGACCGCAAATAGCAACAATCTGTCAATAATTGACACTCATAATTAACAGAACATTATTTTATGCCAGTGAGTGCGTGTTCCATCTTTGTTTTCTAATCTACAGTACATCTAAATTATTATGACATTTGACTCCATAATTCACTTTTGTTAATTCACAGATGGGGAAGACCTTTCTGATGGAGAGCTGTCTCAGTGTAATACCTGTAAAAGAATGTTCTTTCCGAAAGTCCTGGTAAAGTCAACACTGTTGCTTACATTCCCAAACACAGATTATTTCCATAATGTAACACTTGTTGAGCACACGACATAAAGTTGTGGTTATTTGGTGTTTGGTGCGGTGGTTGTTGAGAAACGTTTTCTCCGTTTCTCCAGGAGAGGCATTCCAAGGTCTGCCAAAAGTCAACATCGAAACGGAGGAAGGTTTTTGATTCCAGCAGGCAAAGAGCGGCTGGCACGGACATCCCCACCCTCAAACCCCTTAAACCAAAGGTAAGATCACACAATGAGGGGTGGATTCAGTCTAAATTGGACTTAAAAGTTTTAGGTTTGATTCTCACTTTGTCCTGTCAAAGCATCCCTGAACAAGCTACTGCTCAGGAGGCTGTCATTGTTTGAATTAGTCTCCCTTCCGTGGCATATTGGGTGACATTATTCAGTAAAGTTCGGGCTATGGGGCACAATTTTTCTCCCTAGCTTTACTCACTGCGGCTTAAACAACAATGCACCTTGTTTGCGCATTTTGGCCAATCCCAGGAGCTTTACATTTGTGTTTACTGTTCATGAATTCACACACATTGAAGCATTCAGATCGATCCTGAGATCTGCTCTGCTGTGCGTTTGTGACATAATGCCTACGATGCTGCCTTCAAGTTAAAGGCGATCAATCTGAAAAAGCCCGTCATGGCAATCAAGTCACTCAGAAGATTCTGGACCTTAATTTTGTTGTACTTACTTCGGCAACTAACTAAGTCTTGTTGCTTGAAGCCGTTTATTTGTAAATGTTCATTCAGCGTACTTTCAACatgtaaaatgtacaattaaCCTTGAGGTCATTCCTCCTTTTGGGTCTACACATTTGCAACAAatacaactactgtatatttcagTCACAAAGTTCATCATCTTCTCAGAAATGaagttgatttattattatttattcagttCAGAGTTCTCCGAGGGCCTGTGTGCTGCCGATCGACTTGCACACATGTATAGTATGTACCCATTGAAACGGCAGAATGGTGGTAAGCACCTCCTCTGTGTTTTCTCCTGCCAGGCAGAGCCCCCAAGGAAACCGTCCAATTGGCGCAAGAAACGCGAGGACTTAATCTCGGCCCTCCACGCATCCAGAGCCAGCATGAGGGCCATGAAGAAAGGTGCACCTTTgcccccgcctcctcctccttcataTGACCCAGGTAAGTCATATTTGGCACACTGGAAAAtggggctgggcgatatgaccTTGAAATTAAAggtctgattattttttttcccacaaacaCCCAATATTCGAATTAAATCAATTTGCATCAGTTTTgataagaaaaatataaaaatataagttaaatatatttttctttgcaGATAATGTTGGAACGTTTTTGTTGAAATATGCACGTAAAGACAATCCTTAATGAATTAACATTCTAAATGTTAACCAATCATAAAATGAACTAGCAAAGTGCATGGCTTGGCTGGTCCATATGCAAGCGAAGAGTAACACTGCGCCCCCTCCAACTCTCTAATGGTCTTTGAAAATATTTgcggcttggaagcacatacctcgggtcaaaagtttccaacctGCTGATAAATTACTGCTTTTGCAACATGCTGAATAAATGGGCACCGTGTCTTATGCAGTGTTCAGCATGATTTACTCCATGATTGCCTTGTACTGCGCTCCTTCCTTGTCATtcagaaaacaatgtgaaaatacatCCACTCATGTTCTCTGTGTCATAGTGGGAATTGGTCTCGCTTGTCGCTTTTTTTGAAAACAAGTTGCTAGAGGGGTTGTAAAAGTCGCTACATATAGTGACCGGATCCCtaaattggcaacactgacCGTTTTTGTCAACTCGCTCCtctctgttcgcagccatgtGCTGCTTAGTGTAACCAGTGAGGACATGCTTTGAACTGAAGTAACCATAGGTGATTTCCTTTTGAAATAAACTTGGATTTATCCTTAACTGCCCATCCCTAAAGGAAACTTTAGTTGCTGTTTAACCGTATTCTGATAATCAAGAACAGATAGGAAACAAAAGAAGCTGGAATGCCTTAAGTTGGTTGTAATGGAAGTTTACCAGAACAAGCTACTAAGTGTGATCGAATAATAATGTCTTTGTCTTTAGAAGCATATGGTTATTTTTACACCCTGCTCCAAGTAAATGAACAGTTGTGTTTATGATCACAGGGCACCTCAATTTAAGTGGGTGTGTCAGTCATAAAACTTTGGAGACTGCATTCTGTGTGTCTGCTCTATGCAAATGTTCTCCTCTTTCTtgcaacaaatacatttgaaagaCAACCTTTTCCCTTTGTTTATTACAATTATATAGAAAACATTGCCTCAACACatcgtattgtgagggtctgctgggaacgtctggcagaatcccctgtcaggagtttcaactcccacccatggcagaacttcacccacgtctcgggggaagcaggggacatcgagtccgagcggttaaaaagctcctcggtggcaaggccccaggggtggatgatattcgcccggagttcctaaaggctctgggtgttgtggggctgtcctggttgacatgcctctgcaacatcgcgtggacatcggggacagtgcctctggattggcagactggggtggtgggcccCCATTTTAAAAacggggaccggagggtgtgttccaacgacagggggatcacattcctcagccttcctggtaaggtctattcaggggtgctggagaggagggtccgtcgggaagtcgaacctcagatccaggaggtgcagtgtggttttcgtcctggccgtggagcaatggaccagctcttcaccgtcagcagggtcctcgagggtgcatgggagttcgtctCATAGAATTGGATTGCCATGAAAAAATGACATGCACTTTTTCTCTCAATCTGTTCTTTAGACCTAATCCAGTGTCCCTATTGTCAGCGGCGGTTCAACGAAAATTCCGCTGAAGGACATATTAAGTTCTGTCAGGATCAGGCTTCCAGGATGGGTAACAGGAACAAGTTGGCCAATGCCAAGAAAACTCCTGCTCGCGCACAGGTATTATTCAACGTACACACCAATATAGTTGTCAGAGTATTAAAAGGTAGTAAATGGAAATGTCTGAAACAATGCTTGAAATCTCAACCTGGGTCATAAATGGTATTTCAGTATTCCATTTTGACattcatgtatatatatatatataaaaaaacatgggggatcacactcctcagtctccctggCAAGGTCTCgccaggggtgctggagaggagggtccgtcgggaagtcgaatctcagattcaggaggagcaatgtggtttttgtcctggccgtggaacagtggaccagctctcgagggtgcatgggagttcgtccaaccagtctacatgtgttttgtggactcagagaaggcgttcgaccgtgtccctcggggtatcctgtggggggtgcttcgggagtatggggtaccgaaccccctgatacgggctgttcggtccctgtacgaccgtagTCAGAGTTcagtccgcatatccggcagtaagtcggacttgtttccggtgagggttggactctgccaaggctgccctttgtcaccgattctgtttataacttttatggacagaatttctagatgcATCCGAGGCGcagtattgcagctctgctttttgcagatgatgtggttctgttggcttcatcagactgtgatctccaactctcactgaagcggttcgcagccgagtgtgaagcggctggaatgagaatcagcacctccaaatctgagaccatggtcctaaGTCGGAAAAGTGTGGAgcgccctctccgggtcggtgTTCAAGTATCTtctggtcttgttcacgagtgagggaagactggaacggtagatcgacaggcggatcggtgcagcgtctgcagtgatgcggactttggttcggtccgttgtggtgaagaaggagctaaggcgaagctctcgatttaccggtcgatctacgttcctacccacacctacggtcacgagctgtgggtcgtgaccgaaagaataagataagataagatacaagcggccgaaatgagtttcctctgcagggtgtccgggctctccattAGGAATaggctgagaagctcggtcatccgggaggagccgctgctcctccacatcgagaggagccagatgaggtggctggggcacctgatttggatgcctcccggacgcttcCCTGGTGATGTCTTCTggtcacgtcccaccgggaggagaccccggggacgactcaggacacgctggagagaccatgtcttttggctggcctgggaacgcctcaggatcccccccggaagagctggatgaagtgactggggagagggaagtctgggggtCCCTGCTaaggctactgcccccgcgtcccgacctcggataagcggtagaaaatggatggctggatggttaCAATGATTGAGTTATGATGGAGACATTGGCTACATCcagtggatatgaaaagtcAACAGAAACATGTCCAAATGCCTGCTTTTTGTGACAGAGAAAAGATGAGACCTCAAAAAACTATATCTGCGAGCACCTATAAGCGGGCACCCGCACCCCTGGGCACATTGGCGTGCTGCCACGTTGGGATACAGGCATAATGAGGATCCATTGAAAATGAATAATGGCATAATAAATCCCAGTTTAGTCCCTGTTAAAAGGCGCCATATAAATCCAAGTTATTATTATCTGATAATACCAATGTAGCGACGCTGTCTATCACAACACACTACACCCGCATAGCaaacatggcatctgtaaaccTAAAGTGGAGTTTAAAACTAAACTGGAGCTTTACCCTGATGCAGTAAAGAAACACCCCCACCACTCTATGGGGTAATGCAATTTGTGGTTATTCTATCAAACTTTTCATTGACTGAGCTTTTCACCTGCCTTTGTCCTCAGTACAAGCCCCCCACTCCTGTCAAGAAGGTCAACTCTGCAGTGTCAACTATCCCTTCGGCCTCCTCCCGTCTCCCTCAGAGATCAGGCCTTGCTCAGACTACTGGTAACACCTGCAGCAAGATTTGTGTATTTATAACAGTTtgaaaacactttcacattcaGCACGTCCTGTTAGATACGATATCTCATGAGCTCGAGCAGCACAAGATGTTACATTGAGTCACAAGTTCTTCCAATTCTAGGAGTGCCTTCCAGTAAGGCCTCCTCTGCAGCTTCTATGAGGACAAACACATCTGGGATCACGAGCCCTGCTTCTGGGTGAGTACACACAGAGAGAAGCATTGGAGTAcagaatcatatttttttttcccaccctctTACCTTTCCCTTCAATTTATATGTCAGTGTGGGAATGAAAGGTCGAGTAATGGGCTCTGGATACGGTTCTCTGAGGAACACTACGCCCGGAAGAGGACAGCTCAACAAGAAGAAACAGGAAGACACTTGCATAACGAGGTGAGCCAACTCCCCAGAAgacatttgtgcaaaaaaaaaaaaaaaagacagagaggCTAGGAGGAAGGGAAAGCACATGCTACACTATCCTGACCTCTTGTGTTTGGGTGGTGTATTGCTGGACACATTTCAATCAGAATACCTGCTCTAATTCCATTTAAATGCGGTTCGAAATTCAACAAATCGCCCATTGAATCCAAgacaaaatgcatatttttactTGTTGTTTCATACCCAAATCTTAACTTTTTATTTGCATCAGCAAACCTCCTGAGACTTCAGCTCATTGAACTTCTCAAGTATTAAAtccacaagtgtgtgtgtgtttgttttgcttgcttTTGTGATACAATCACAGAACCTGTTTGGTATGGAAGTTACGCCtaaggaaaaaggaaaagcaaATGCCCAGTACAGTATGAGTAATAGAATAAATGATTGTATTAATTCGATACCCACATTTTACGACGCAGGTGCTAACATTAATAGACATAATTACACacgaccctgtaaagtgaattcagggATGAGGCTTCAGGATGTCAATTTAGGTTGTTTCTAATCTGACTGTGTTCCATTTCTCAGGGATGACGTCAACGGCAGTAACGATGTGGGCAATGATGAGAAAAAGAGCAAGTTTTGTCACTCATGTGGGACCAGGTACCCCGTAGAATCTGCAAAGTTTTGCTGTGAGTGTGGCATCAGAAGGATGTGTATCTAAGATAAAGGGACTGATGGGAAAAATAAAGTATGTCAACgctaaattttttttcttaaatgcatGGTTTTACAATTTATTCTTGTCATCTTGCATTTGAGTCCCAAAGTCTTTATCGACAACTGAAAGCTattaattgaaaacacattAGCTCAGGATTATTTTTTCTAATGGCAAAAGTATGATGGCTGTGTTTGATGTTTGGTTATTAGAGCATTTGAGTAACAGTTATGGCCAGGGCCGTGTTTCACAAATATGGATCCTACAACTCGATTGCTCCACGCCCTTTGACAGGGATTCAGTCCGTATAATCCCATGTTCCAAATCTTTTATCACTTTTCGTCACTTCCAGAAAAGAAACATTCACCCAACTGCTACAATTTTGATATAGCCTTCAAGCTTCAATTGTTAAAAGAGCTGTGACATTGGCTTTTTAAAAGTACTGCACTTGTGTTATTGGACTATTACTGGAGTCATTGCTCCACACACCTGTGTCTCAATTGGTACTATCTAATATTATATAGTTCTTATTAACTGATAGTGAGTGACACAACAGTCTTAAAAGAGAcattggatgatgatgatgatgacagatGTAATACGAATTTTGTTACCACCGGGGTGGAGCTAAGACCTTGGGACAAAGTGAAGGCTACCCAGTGTTCCaaacaacaaagcaaaactTTGTTGCTATATATAGTGACTTTTCAGCCccccttaaggcctctttatactccctcGGCCAATAGcggccgca contains:
- the zc2hc1a gene encoding zinc finger C2HC domain-containing protein 1A, whose product is MMDEFGDGEDLSDGELSQCNTCKRMFFPKVLERHSKVCQKSTSKRRKVFDSSRQRAAGTDIPTLKPLKPKAEPPRKPSNWRKKREDLISALHASRASMRAMKKGAPLPPPPPPSYDPDLIQCPYCQRRFNENSAEGHIKFCQDQASRMGNRNKLANAKKTPARAQYKPPTPVKKVNSAVSTIPSASSRLPQRSGLAQTTGVPSSKASSAASMRTNTSGITSPASGVGMKGRVMGSGYGSLRNTTPGRGQLNKKKQEDTCITRDDVNGSNDVGNDEKKSKFCHSCGTRYPVESAKFCCECGIRRMCI